One segment of Nostoc flagelliforme CCNUN1 DNA contains the following:
- the aroF gene encoding 3-deoxy-7-phosphoheptulonate synthase, which produces MINAKLAAQSHPNHQTIVKISKKVAFGGKELVIIGGPCTVESLEQMEIVAQKLSTASVQGLRGGVYKPRTSPYAFQGMGEEGLEILARVRSHYNMPIVTEVMSISQIEVVAAHADMLQVGSRNMQNFDLLKALGQAGKPILLKRGLAATIEEFVMAAEYILSHGNADVVLCERGIRSFDDYTRNVLDLGAVAALKQITHLPVIVDPSHAVGKRELVAPVARAAIACGADGLIIECHPEPEKSVSDARQALSLEDMVHLVDSLKPVATAVGRSVSEAIGAGSKPAQSAILPKSKSGGSASSLYISQFVYSAPVNCRQVC; this is translated from the coding sequence ATGATTAACGCCAAACTTGCCGCACAATCTCATCCGAACCACCAAACAATCGTTAAAATCTCAAAAAAAGTCGCTTTCGGGGGCAAAGAACTGGTAATTATCGGCGGCCCCTGCACTGTTGAAAGTTTAGAACAAATGGAGATAGTCGCCCAAAAGCTATCTACTGCATCTGTGCAGGGGTTGCGTGGCGGTGTCTACAAACCCCGCACATCTCCCTATGCTTTCCAGGGTATGGGAGAAGAGGGATTGGAAATTTTGGCAAGGGTACGATCGCATTACAATATGCCGATTGTCACCGAGGTTATGTCAATTTCTCAAATTGAAGTAGTTGCTGCCCACGCTGATATGCTTCAAGTTGGTAGCCGCAATATGCAAAACTTCGACTTGCTCAAAGCTTTGGGACAAGCTGGTAAACCAATACTGCTCAAGCGTGGTTTAGCAGCGACAATTGAAGAATTCGTTATGGCTGCTGAATATATCCTCAGCCACGGGAATGCTGATGTGGTGTTATGCGAAAGAGGTATCCGCAGTTTCGATGATTACACCCGCAACGTTCTAGATTTAGGAGCAGTGGCAGCACTCAAGCAAATAACTCACCTGCCTGTGATTGTAGATCCTTCCCATGCCGTTGGGAAACGGGAGCTGGTTGCACCTGTAGCTAGGGCTGCGATCGCTTGCGGTGCTGATGGATTAATTATTGAATGTCACCCAGAACCAGAAAAATCTGTTTCTGATGCCCGTCAAGCGCTTTCTTTAGAAGATATGGTGCATTTAGTTGATAGTTTAAAGCCTGTAGCTACAGCAGTTGGGCGCAGTGTATCAGAAGCGATCGGGGCGGGTTCCAAACCTGCCCAATCCGCCATCTTACCGAAAAGTAAATCCGGCGGATCAGCCAGTTCTTTATATATCTCTCAATTCGTCTATTCTGCCCCTGTCAACTGTAGACAAGTATGCTGA